One window of Haemorhous mexicanus isolate bHaeMex1 chromosome 16, bHaeMex1.pri, whole genome shotgun sequence genomic DNA carries:
- the LOC132334559 gene encoding serine/threonine-protein kinase pim-1-like produces the protein MSYTQFAFPWFSLESNAGEVAIKRVPRERVRHWGELEIVLLAKVSTGFPGVVQLLEWLELPNDVLMVLERPERCQDLQHFIRARGFLPEEVARELFRQVLEAVQHCTSCGVLHRDIKPENILVDLATGQAKLIDFGCGTYLQDTAYTHFAGEPTQGVLLVPASHGPTSQSPSWVWQWGFSLL, from the exons ATGAGCTACACCCAGTTTGCCTTCCcctggttttctttggaaagcaatgctggagag gtggccatcaaaagggTGCCACGGGAGCGCGTCCGGCActggggcgagctg gagatcgtgctgctggccaaggtgtccactggcttccctggtgtggtccagctgctggagtggcttgaGCTCCCCAACGATGTcttgatggtgctggagcgcccggagcgatgtcaggacctgcagcatttcattcgGGCACGGGGCTTCCTGCCCGAGGAGGTGGCGCGGGAgctgttccgccaggtgctggaggccgtgcagcactgcaccagctgcggggtcctgcacagggacatcaaaccagagaacatcctggttgacctggccaccgggcaggccaaattgattgactttggctgtggcacGTACTTGCAGGACACAGCCTACactcactttgcaggtgagcccacacagggtgtgctcctggtcccagcatctcatggcccaacatctcagagcccaagctgggtgtggcagtggggattctcccttct
- the LOC132334919 gene encoding olfactory receptor 14J1-like gives MSNSSSISHFLLLALADTRQLQLLHFCLLLGISLAALLGNGLIISAVACGHHLHTPMFFFLLNLALSDLGSICTTVPKTMHNSLWDTRTISYSGCAAQVFLFVLFYSAEISLLTIMCYDRYVSICKPLHYGTLLGSRACAHMAAAAWASAFLNALMHTANTFSLPLCHGNALGQFFCEIPHILKLSCSHSQLRELGFLAVGSCLAFGSFVFIVFSYVQIFRTVLRIPSEQGWHKAFSTCLPHLAVVSLFLSTAAFAYLKPPSISSPSLDLAVSVLYSVVPPALNPLIYSLRNQEVRNSLKKMISIGFQKQ, from the coding sequence atgtccaacagcagctccatcagccacttcctcctgctggcactggcagacacgcggcagctgcagctcctgcacttctgcctcttgctgggcatctccctggctgccctcctgggcaacggcctcatcatcagcgccgtagcctgcggccaccacctgcacacgcccatgttcttcttcctgctcaacctggccctcagcgacctgggctccatctgcaccactgtgcCCAAaaccatgcacaattccctctgggacaccaggaccatctcctactcaggatgtgctgctcaggTGTTTCTGTTTGTCCTTTTCTATTCAGCAGAAAtttccctcctgaccatcatgtgctacgaccgctatgtgtccatctgcaaacccctgcactacgggaccctcctgggcagcagagcttgtgcccacatggcagcagctgcctgggccagtgcctttctcaatgctctCATGCACAcggccaatacattttccctgcccctgtgccacggcaatgccctgggccagttcttctgtgaaatcccacacatcctcaagctctcctgctcacactccCAGCTCAGGGAACTTGGATTTCTTGCTGTTGGTTCCTGTTTAGCATTTGGttcttttgtgttcattgttttctcctatgtgcagatctttaggactgtgctgaggatcccctctgagcagggatggcacaaagccttttccacctgcctccctcacctggctgtggtctccctgttcctcagcactgcagcctttgcCTACCTGAAGCCcccatccatctcctccccatccctggatctggcagtgtcagttctgtactcggtggtgcctccagccctgaaccccctcatctacagcctgaggaaccaggaggtCAGGAATAGCCTGAAGAAAATGATATCAATTGGTTTTCAGAAGCAATAA